A window from Chitinophaga filiformis encodes these proteins:
- the dapB gene encoding 4-hydroxy-tetrahydrodipicolinate reductase — MKIALIGYGKMGKAIEAIAVAKGHEIVHRVDLNSQHLLEKEELSKADVAIEFTGPETAYNNILKCFAANVPVVCGSTGWLEQLPAVKSICLEQHRAFLYASNFSVGVNIFFEINKRLAELMANQPQYEVKMEEIHHTQKRDAPSGTAITLAEQLMEKVRRKQEWVNDEASKPEQLSIISKRIDPAPGTHSITYTSAIDDITITHTAHSREGFASGAVIAAEWLKGKTGIFSMKDVLSL; from the coding sequence ATGAAAATAGCGCTTATCGGTTACGGAAAAATGGGAAAGGCAATTGAGGCCATCGCCGTAGCCAAAGGACATGAGATTGTTCATCGTGTTGACCTGAACAGTCAGCATCTGCTGGAGAAGGAAGAACTCAGCAAAGCTGATGTTGCAATCGAGTTTACCGGTCCGGAAACCGCCTATAATAATATATTGAAGTGTTTCGCCGCCAATGTTCCTGTGGTTTGTGGCAGCACCGGCTGGTTGGAGCAGCTCCCTGCCGTAAAATCTATATGCCTGGAACAACACCGGGCATTCCTCTACGCCAGTAATTTCAGCGTGGGTGTGAATATCTTCTTCGAGATCAATAAACGCCTGGCAGAATTAATGGCGAATCAGCCACAGTATGAGGTAAAAATGGAGGAGATCCACCATACCCAGAAACGGGACGCGCCGAGTGGAACCGCCATTACCCTGGCCGAGCAGCTGATGGAAAAGGTACGCCGCAAGCAGGAATGGGTAAATGATGAGGCTTCCAAACCAGAACAGCTCTCCATCATTTCCAAACGTATAGACCCGGCTCCGGGTACCCACAGCATTACCTACACTTCCGCTATTGACGATATTACCATCACCCATACTGCTCATTCCCGCGAAGGATTTGCGTCCGGCGCTGTGATTGCCGCGGAATGGCTGAAAGGTAAAACAGGGATCTTCAGTATGAAAGACGTATTAAGCCTGTAA
- a CDS encoding DUF5683 domain-containing protein: protein MAKQSGNTFSHLLLRLCLLVLPVFVCLPATLLAQDSTKAAYLRKQQPDNRKDTTELYIKRDSVKPVAPTLHSPRKAAFYSAVLPGLGQAYNRQYWKIPLVYAALGITTGTFIVNMDHYRTFRNAYRIRMDGNADTVDDYVGLYSDNGLKYLRDAYREYVDYSVLVFVLAYGLNIVDATVFAHLKDFNMSDDLSMKIVPTVINNQALGLSLRFSIGGKKKYSNQIALGNKW from the coding sequence GTGGCTAAACAGTCCGGGAATACATTTTCTCATTTATTATTACGTCTTTGCTTACTGGTATTACCGGTATTTGTTTGTCTGCCTGCCACCCTGCTGGCCCAGGACAGCACCAAGGCTGCTTATCTGCGTAAACAGCAGCCGGACAACCGGAAAGACACCACTGAGCTTTACATCAAAAGAGATTCAGTAAAACCTGTCGCTCCAACCCTTCATAGTCCGCGGAAGGCAGCTTTTTATTCAGCCGTACTACCCGGCCTCGGACAGGCCTACAATAGGCAGTACTGGAAGATCCCCCTGGTATATGCCGCCCTCGGCATCACTACCGGTACCTTTATCGTCAACATGGACCACTACCGTACCTTCCGGAATGCCTATCGTATCCGTATGGACGGCAATGCCGATACGGTTGACGACTATGTTGGACTGTACAGTGACAATGGTCTTAAATACCTGCGGGATGCCTACCGGGAATACGTAGACTACTCCGTGCTGGTATTTGTGCTTGCCTATGGATTGAACATCGTGGATGCTACAGTGTTTGCCCACCTGAAGGACTTCAACATGTCGGATGACCTGAGTATGAAGATCGTACCAACCGTTATTAATAATCAGGCACTTGGGCTTAGCCTGCGTTTCTCCATAGGTGGTAAGAAGAAGTACAGCAATCAGATCGCCCTTGGCAACAAGTGGTAA
- a CDS encoding ParB/RepB/Spo0J family partition protein yields MSNQSKGNPNKKEALGKGIRSLLQNIDTDLKQTTSALGEQVVARATGIERIPLDQVDVNPKQPRRDFDEKALQELSMSISLHDVIQPITVSKVGPNKYQLIAGERRLRASRMAGLKDIPAYIRQANDQELLELALLENLQRENLNAIEIGLSYKRLMEECVLTQEQVADRMGKERSTVTNYIRLLKLPPDIQVAVRNGQLSMGHARALIAVENIEKQLFVFNEIMQNGLSVRQTEDLVRKTTHIDKGNVKKAAKSSLPPAYQKIEDNLASHFATKVKLDRSKNGKGSVTIEFYSDEELDSILEKIDLYGG; encoded by the coding sequence GCAAAATATTGATACCGACCTCAAACAGACCACCAGCGCACTGGGCGAGCAAGTTGTGGCAAGGGCTACCGGTATTGAGCGTATACCGCTCGATCAGGTGGATGTGAATCCTAAACAGCCACGCCGGGACTTTGACGAGAAAGCTTTACAGGAATTAAGTATGTCCATCTCACTGCACGATGTAATACAACCTATTACCGTGTCCAAGGTGGGCCCTAACAAATACCAGCTGATAGCGGGTGAAAGGCGTTTACGCGCCAGCCGGATGGCAGGTCTGAAAGATATTCCGGCCTATATCCGCCAGGCGAACGACCAGGAACTGCTGGAACTGGCCCTGCTGGAAAACCTACAGCGGGAAAATCTCAATGCAATAGAAATCGGCCTGAGCTATAAACGCCTGATGGAAGAGTGCGTACTCACCCAGGAACAGGTAGCCGACCGTATGGGTAAAGAAAGAAGTACCGTTACCAACTATATACGCCTGCTTAAACTGCCACCAGACATCCAGGTAGCTGTCCGCAACGGACAATTAAGCATGGGACATGCCAGGGCATTGATCGCCGTGGAAAATATAGAGAAACAGCTCTTCGTTTTCAATGAGATCATGCAGAACGGGCTCTCCGTACGTCAAACAGAGGACCTGGTGCGTAAAACTACCCACATTGACAAGGGCAATGTGAAAAAGGCAGCTAAAAGCTCATTACCGCCGGCCTATCAGAAGATAGAAGATAACCTGGCAAGTCATTTTGCCACAAAAGTGAAACTGGACAGAAGCAAGAATGGGAAAGGTAGCGTTACCATCGAGTTCTACTCCGACGAGGAGCTCGATAGCATATTAGAAAAAATAGACTTATACGGTGGCTAA